Genomic window (Zingiber officinale cultivar Zhangliang chromosome 2B, Zo_v1.1, whole genome shotgun sequence):
ctagaaacaaagctttctttctctccttcttcttcttcttctctaaacttgatccggccaccatatgagtctccacaagaaggatgaggttcggccatcaaagagaagaaaggaggagaggatggccggccacaccaaggaagaaaaagagagagaaaaaataatagagttgttagccatgaaggcacctctaccctctcttttataatccttggccttggcaaataaggaaatttaaataaaaatttccttaattcttttgccattgataaggaaaatttatttaattaaaaataatttttttctcatcaatgtggccggccactttaaaccaagcaaaggaaatttaattcaatcaagaattaaaactttcctaatttgtttccggaaattttataaaaaatttctctaataattttcccttcatgatggtcaataaaaaggaaattttataaattaaaatatttcttttaaacatgtggataaaaagaaagttatctttaaaaattaaaatctcttccaatctacaaataaggaaagatatctaatcttttcttaatctttgtagaagctttataaaagagatatttaatttttaaactctcttttaaatcatgaacatgattaaaaggaaagtttttaccaaaattaaaatcaaccttttaatctacaaataaggaaagagatttaactcttctcttaatcttttgtagaatcttataaaaggaaagatttaaattttaaactctcttttaaatcatgttatccacataagaaaattttaaaaataaaattcctttttattttaatagggccgaccacctaagcttgagttcaagctagggccggccacatgaattcacccatgaaccaaaacatggccggccctagcttggtctccaagctagcttggccgacccctataggatgggtaagaaggtgggtataggtgagtatagtactctataattaagaggctacgatagggaccgagaggaggaattggttttggtctcccgataaaattaagcatcccgtgttcgccccgaacacacaacttaattttatcaataataattcattccactagagaattattattgaactaccgcaccaatcccaaattacattttaggctccttcttattatgagtgtgttagtctccctgtgtttaagatatcgaatgtccactaattaagtgagttactgacaactcatttaattaatatcttagtccaagagtagtaccactcaacttcattgtcatgtcggactaagtccacctgcagggtttaacatgacaatccttttgagctcctcttggggacattctcaacctagtatctctaggacacagtttccttctataatcaacaacacacactataagtgatatcatttcccaacttatcgggtttattgattcattgaactaaatctcacccattgataaattaaagaaataaatatcaaatatatgtgcttgttattatattaggattaagaggacacacttccataataactgaggtctttgttcctttataaagtcagtataaaaggaatgaactcaaatggtcctactcaatacactctaagtgtactagtgtaattacatagttaagataaactaatacctaattacactacgaccttccaatggtttgttcctttccatcttggtcatgagctactgtttataatttataaggaaccgataacataatcttctatgtatgacaccacacaccatgttatcttcaatataaattaattgagcaactacatttatcataaatgtagacatttgaccaatgtgattcttatttctagataaatgtttataccaaaagctaggcttttagtatacatcctaacaacacagagtagtatgtataatggtaagtctcgaCATATACGTCGAcacaataccattaggcagttgatctcgaatggagtgattgcaatcaactatgtcaagtcaaaagataacttggcagatcctcttacgaagGGGCTAAGTCAAGATCAAATATATTGCTCATCGAGAGGAATGAgactaaaaatctacaactaaaacgactgtagcggtaacccaaccttgttgactggagatcccaagatcttggttctatgggacaacaaagttacagaagttgtaTTATAGCACATGAGATatattatctctatcccaatcctaggatgaacttGTGATATCCTACCACATGTAGTTAGGTTAAGCGTATGCTTTTAAtgacttctatacctttataAGGTGAAGTATGGTAGGAAAcccttgatagaagtgtcacctatgtgagtttCAAGActggccgcttcaatgaaacactcatgaatccaagatggtgtctaTGGCCAAAacagaaccaaccatgagaaccaaaAGTAGGTGAGATAAGTCTCTGTGTGGGTGCTATTGTCATAGTATACACAAACAGCCGAACAGTTCATGACATCATGTTCACTGTGCAGTCTAGTAtgctcgatagcattccactacggaaggttcaaagccacaagctacctctcccgatgcattaacttatcgattgaactctccttatgtgataacatgcatgcattaattttcatttatgtggtggattattagaaattataaatgagaaattaaaaggtttaagtgCCTTTTGGATAGTTAAAGGGTGTCATCTTATGAAGAGGTAGTGTGCCTCTTAGGAAAGGATACGATCTACATCATCCAATTCaaaatggatggatgagatctaattgaaccaagaggttcttatacaccttcatttagtataaataaagtcTCTCATATCCTCATTTCACTCACTCAATTTCTTCCAAGTAAAGCAATCATTGTATTTCAtacttgcattggagagttcTAGAATCCTTCTTCCGTTCGGAGGTCTTGCGATTTACAGCGTTGTTATCGCAAGATAAAGTTATTGTATCTTGGGAGATGATTGTCGTATTTTGTGAGCACCGTGTACGGGACAAAttcgtcttaaagagatagagtctaactctagTCTTGACTCAACCAAAACGGTGGTATACTGTTATTCTATCCGCGCTCAGATTGCACCAATACAAAGATTCCAATAACAATTTGACGTCCTTCTGCTACATCGTAGTCCAAGGGCATAATTGCTACATTATTAATGTGGTACCGCTATATTAGCGGTCCTCTTACGATTGGCTCATACTATTGAGAAAGAGTAAAAACTTAAATTGACAAGTGCATAGATGGGTGCCTACAAATGTAATGAAATCTTCCGTCAAATTTTGACCCCCCAACTATTACAATCATTCTCTCATACTTACCAACTGAGTGAGTTCTTGAAGCCATAACTGTTATACTATGGTTCAAAAGATCAAATCCGTCACATGATCGATTTCATACGATGAATCTCATGATCATATAGAAGTAAATTAAAaacttataattaattaatacgaaaactttattaaaatttaaatacttaccaatgataataattttatcccATATTAACTAATGTAATTCTAGTTCGTATTAACCAACTCAGTTCTATCCCAATACGTAATCTAAATGACAGTATTCCATAATTACTAAACTATGGTATCTTACCAAACAACCTCCATGCCCGATCATTATCGAAGTGACAGTCAAATCTAGCCGTAACTGTCAACCCCTTTTTTCCACACTTTGCCCAGGCGGCGCACGTGCCACAAAATGGCACCCGATTCACTAAGCAAATCCCACGCAGCAGACCACTTTCCTTCGCTATTAAGCCAGCTCTGGGACCGCACTTCGCCATCCCCTATGGAAGCATAAGATCCACGGTCCAATTTCCAAATCGACGGATCTGATTCTCTCTCGCACTGAGAATCACTAGGTGGCTACCCGTCCGTTTCTTTTATGGCTGCGCAGACTCCTGGCGTCCAAGTGCTCGACCGCCGCGCGAGCTTTTAGAACGCCAATGATTTATCGCCGCGTGTCCCTGCCCGCGTCCTTAAATACGTCCCCTCGGCTCCTCCTTACTTCCCTTTTCTCCAACTTCTCGCCCTCTTTGTCTTCTGTTTTGCGCTCGTCATGCTGCTGCAGCCGCACCCCGATGCCGCCTTCGACTCGCTCGACCAATATTGGTTCGGTTCGCCCGACCCGAAACTCGAATCCCGGCCCGGCCCGGCCGAGCCGCTGTCGGCAGACGAGCACAGGCGGCTCCGCCGCAAGATCTCCAACCGCGAGTCCGCCCGCCGCTGCCGCATGCGCAAGCAGCGCCGCCTCGAGGAGCTCCGCTCCGAGTCCGCGCGGCTCAGCTCCCTGAACCAAGACCTCGCGCGCCGGGTCGTCGTGGCCTCCCACCGGTGCCAGATCTTCCGCAGCGAGAACCTCCGGCTCCGGGCCGAGTACGCCGCCCTCAACCGCAGGCTCTCCGAGCTCCGCCGCTTCATCCTCCTGCTCCGCCAGCTCTCCCCGGCCGCTCACGGCGGTTTCCTCACTGGTTTGCCTTTCGAGGAAGCCTTGGCATCATTAACGACGTGAATCGGAACGCCCAAAGGACCGCCCAGTCACCTACCGCTGCGCCATGATCGATCGCGATCAGGCCTCTGGTGTAATTACGAGTCGCTTTTGACTTTCCtttcttagaaaaaaaattagggTTCAACGCTTAATCCCATTATCGATCAATAAACCACCCAGTGGATTCAAAGGAACCATCTCTCAGAAACAAACTGATCTATAAATAGAAACTGATAGCATACCCGGGGGCAAAAACACTAAACGAGGATCTGAACAAAGCATGGAAATTCAAACTCCAAGTTCCATGAGATAACCAAGTCAAACTAGGTAGAAATCATTAAAAGA
Coding sequences:
- the LOC122049601 gene encoding ocs element-binding factor 1-like produces the protein MLLQPHPDAAFDSLDQYWFGSPDPKLESRPGPAEPLSADEHRRLRRKISNRESARRCRMRKQRRLEELRSESARLSSLNQDLARRVVVASHRCQIFRSENLRLRAEYAALNRRLSELRRFILLLRQLSPAAHGGFLTGLPFEEALASLTT